A window of Mastomys coucha isolate ucsf_1 unplaced genomic scaffold, UCSF_Mcou_1 pScaffold1, whole genome shotgun sequence genomic DNA:
GCTTCAGGGGTGTGGTCTGTGTTGGACGGAGTTGGCAATATCTGATTCCTCATAACATGGACCTGCATGAGGTGAAGCAGAAGGCTTGTCCAGAGTCAGAAGTGAATACCACCTTCAAGGCCCACCTCCTGGAGACTCACCATCTCCAGGGAGGCTGTGGCTTCTCTAGGGTCTATAGAACCCTGAAATCACATCAACTGTTCAAACTGGACACCAAGGGTTCAAACACTCAGCCTGTACGTGGAGCATCTTTTCAACTCAATTCGTAACATTCCCATCTTGGCTCACAGGCCTTGGCTCAATATGTTCACTGTCGTCACACAATGCAAAATGCATCCCATCTAACTTCAAGAGTCCCTAGCCGTAACAGTTCAACGTCCAGTGTCTTTTATGAGATGTAAGGCAAAGTCCTAGCTGTGAGCtcttataaaatagaaaactcaAATACTTTCAATGCACAATGGCAGAGGAGACATTCACATTCCAGGGGTAGGGCATGGCAAAGAAAGAGCCAAAGATAGGTCAAAACCCAGCAGAGAGACATAAACCTTGAAGCTTCTGGTCTGGCATCCTGGGTACATGGTATCATCATGTATGTTCCAGTGGATTTGAGGAGGCCTGTTTCCATGACCTTGCAACCTAAACCACACATGGCCTCTTTCTTGAGTGTTTTCAGTGCCTGAAGTTTTTCTTAGTAGATGCTTCATGTTCTGGGCAGCTCCAGCATCCTGGAGTCTAAAGTGCAAGTGAGGCATAGTTCTATGCAAGCTTCCAGGGAAGGTCCACTCCGAAGGCCCGACCTCGATACGCAGTGCTTGGTTTTCCTCCCCTGGAACAGTGCAAGCCTCGGCGGCTCCCCAGATTTTACATTCTGCATGCGTGGACGTTGCTGAATTCTGCTGCCACGCCAGGGTAGAGCCACACCTGCTTGGGTCAGGGCTCCATCAACCTCTGAGAACTGTGAGAATCCAGAGAAACACTGCCCCAGTCTGATGAGACGATGTGGGACACTCTGTGTTCAGGCATTCTCCCTTTTAAACGAAAGTTTTTTTGAATAGGGCGTTCAGTTTACACCTTGAAGTTTTTAgtagacagggtcttgctctcaGTGCCCCCCTTTCTATTGTCCTAGGGCACAGTCTGGGGTTACTCTTTAAAGGAGCTCATCACTTGAACCATTACAGTCAAAGCTGCAAAACCCATTTGCATGCTTTCATGCTACCTATCAAACTGCATGCTTTTCACATCTTCCcgttccttttctttgttttgagttcTGCTGAGGTTTGGCCTGTTGTTCTGTATTGTAAGACTTATCACTGGTCCCCGAGGTTGCCCTTAGGGACTAGAGAATCCTTACCTCCACTAAGTTGATGCCATGTCTTcctgctccttaatttaaaactactggttgaataaagatgctagcagcctagagctgggcagaagagaggtaggtgaggttttggttcccaggcttgggatctgaggcaggaggatcatgaggagggaaaagagagagggtgaagagaggagaagacaccATTGGGTAGGTGACTCAGGAAaatatggccatgagggctgggcCAATTGGAGTAAGAGCAGCCTAGATGGAACACAGCAAATTATACCTCGAGGTTATTGATTGGGAAGTAGGCAAAATAGCATAAAGGGTAGATGTCTGCCCAGCTCTCAGGCtataaaggcttattataaatagaaAGGGTTGTGCCTCTTTATCTGGGAACTGGATGATtcagattaaatatttacatacaatTGTTTCTATAGATACGAATTAAAACAGTGGACGTGGTTGTGCCATAGCCTGGATGCTGTGCTGTCTTGAAAATTTCTTCATCAAACAAATTAGTCCGGTGTCTATGAATGCAGCCTCGTTCATAGTTACTGGAGACAGGATGGGCAGAGCCAGGTTCTTTGTCAGAATGTAGGAATGGGCTGTCGCCTAACCCCCAAGTGCCACTGTACCCCGAAACCCAAGCTTGAGCCTGACCTTCACTGTctgtattcaaatacatgagtttgATGGGAAGACATTTACATTCAGTCTTTGACAGAAGTTTTCATTTCTGCTCAAcatggtgagattttttttttttccttcctggagtGAGAAGACGGAGTGCTGCCGTCTAGATAACATTTTCAAAACTTAATGGCCTTGGCACGTGTGGCATTGCAGGCTgggagctgggactcttcacctgcaggcagacatgaagaAGAACACTGAACATGGGTGGAGTTCTGGATCTCCAACTGAAGACAGTGTTGGGATAACCCACTCCCCCCCCACATATGACATCAACTGGCTATAAAGGTGTGCTCCTGTATCCTCAGCTCTGCAGAGGGATGCCAGACTGGCAGGATATATAAATGTTTGCTGCTTCCTCACCTGccccaaaagaaaggaaagctgcCATGGGGGGAGGAATCTCTCCTATTATGCTAATAGCATTTTGTTATGAGATATAAGCATTTGAGGAATAAAGaactggaggctggagctggggcagagggagagggagagaggggcagagggatgGAAGCAGGTCAGGGAACAGGTCAGGGAGGTAGagcaaatggagagagagagccacatgGAGAGGCGTGGTGGCAGGGAAGTTGGGTTGAATCTGACACTCGCTGAGGAACTGCCCCAGCAAACAGGCTAACAGCCTTAGACTAtacagatgtatttattattaaaccCCAAGTGGGACCCCCAAAGCCCACCCTGCCACCCGCGATAACTGTTCATCCCAGACACTCTTTCTAAAGGTACCCAACCCATAGCTCCTCCATGCAAGGTCCTACTTTTTACTTTTAGCTTAGAGAGATTATTCTCTAAGTGAAATATATTTATCATTCTCCATCCTTAACAAGCCATGCAGTCTTAGGGTTTCACAAATGTTTCTGCCACCATGACCTACATCATtatctttttgattgttttggagaggaaaggaaaacagagaagaaggCTTTGTTCCACATCTGCAGTTTAAGAGGGAGGCTGCAAAGCAAATGTTATGTAGCCAGAGCAAGCAAACCTCCCTTCTCAGGTTACCAGCTGCTCAAGAGCAACAGGGGTCACCATAATGGGAGTCACATTCCTCTCATGCACAGCACAAGCTCTTCTCCTCATCCATGACTTTAGACAGAAAcccttctgcttttctttatcaTTCCAATCTAGAACCCCTTCCCTACTGTTTTCATCTATTGCCTATATTTTGGGGTAGCCTCAAACAAAGCCATGAAAAACTATCCAGAAGATACGCTCAAAGCTAAACGGCCTCCATATGTCTGGCATCACAGGCAGGGAGTGAGGCCTTTCCAGCTGAAGGCAGATGTGAGGAGCCAGCAGGGGTCTGTTCTAATCCCCTGAGAATCCTGTAGTCTAAGAAATATGAGTCTGAACGTGATCCAGGGAAAGGGATTGGCAAGTAAGATGAGACTCAGATGGAAAGCTCCTTACCACTTTGGGGATCTGCACAGTGGAATAAAGTGTGTTTGCTGcatcttcttctggtctccttttCTATTAATAAACACAAGACAGTCATGTAGACAAGACCAGGGAGACGACCCAGAGAAAGCAAAGTATaggagagagaaggtggagagaagaaaaagaaggttcTAGAATAGGTGTGGGCAGTAGAAGTTCTCTTGTTTAACTTCTGCTGTAATGATGTATATTAATCACTTTTAAAGAGCACCATTGCTTCTTACTCATGTATTTATTCAATTTTCTCCTACTGCATTAGTTTCCATATTATATTTCAATGAACTTCAAAATATGCTGTGATATGTCTCACAAACTGTGAGTCTCCTAAGGTGGTTAAAGGCTGACATGAAATTATAGTGCTAGTGTTGCAAGCTGACTCTATCCAATAGCTGAAGGGCTCCTGGAGAAGGAGCGAGGATGCCCAGTGAACCGAAAATGAAGCATCCCTGAGGACAAAAACATGATCGGAGATAAACATCCTGAGCTAGTTTACGTTGGGTCCTGACCTGCGGAGCAGCCTCGCAGTCTCTCTAGGATGTAACCTGAGCAAGAGAAGAGGGAGTAGGTGACAGAGTGACGGCTGTGGCTTTAGAAGTTGATTAGGCTGCACACCAGGCCCACCTGCCACCTCCCACCCCCTGTGAGGAGTTAAAGATCAACATCATAAACTGTGGAAAGGAAATGATGACTCATGTAACTGCCTGCATAAGTGTTACAGGTTTGGGTCAGAGTCGGGTGTTCTAGAGGCCGCCAACTTCTGCGTAGACAAGAATTAAGGTGTGTGGGGGGAGGCAGGTTGGGATTATGCATCTtaatccccttcctcttcctctttccatgCTAGTAGCATGGAAAGCTTGTAGCAGGGAAAGCCTTAGAGAGGTGGAACTGGTCACAGAAAACAATGGCGAAGGACTCACTTCTGTGTAAGGGATTGTGTCATAGTCTGTGTTCTCCTCTAAGTGAGGGCACGAGCTGGGCATCTCCTGGTGGCGATCCACTCTCTTCTTGACTTCCTCACAGCCTGAAACCAGGTTGAGAGAATCAAAGCCCGCCTCGCTTACCACTCACCATCTATCTCCCCTGGCCCTGGATGGTGCTACTCAGGGTGCCCAACCCTCCTACTCATGTTGAAATGGCCATGCTTTCTCAAACAGGGAGCTTCCAGTGGTAAAATGGAGAAAGTCCTTGACCAGTCAGGCTGAGTCAGTCATTGTGTCACCTCACTTCCCGATCCCGAGATCCAGCTAGCCAAAGTGGGAAAGCAGAGGAGGTCTTGAATGTCTCCAGAATGTCTCTGACAGAGAAAGACGATCTATCTGAAAGTCTGCATTCGTCCTTGACGGTCACTGCAATTTTCCTCTATAGCCCACCCTCAACTCCACCATGGATAGAACCAGTGGGGAAGGCTTTGGGACACAGAGTGGGGCACACTGTAGAGAGTCAAACCCGGCATATCCAAGAGGAGTATGTCTAGCCTGAGGTGAAGAGAAAGAGGGATCTTGGTGCTGATTGCATAGAGAAGACAGGCTGGTTGGGGCACTGACAGGGGTGAGGATAGGAAGGGTTGGGGGGCCATCGTCTGCCAGAGAGGAGCAGAATGAGAATCAGCAAGGTAGGTAGGATCTGTGTCATCGGAAAGGCCACATCTATATGTTGTTCTGAGGGAAGGACAGAAGTGGGTACCAGAATGGAACCCTGTCCTCAGGCAAGAAGGCAAGGAGCACCCTCTCCATTGTGGAGCTAAGGCATAGAGCTGACTGTGCTCTtcgctttgtgtatgtgtacatgtatgtgtgtgttcatattcaTGTGTGAATggtacaggtatgtgtgtatgtgtgtgcacacgtgagtGCATGTGCATTGTGGGacggccagaggtcaaccttgggtgttgttccTCAGCCATGGTCTACCTTGTtttataagacagggtctcttgctagCTTGAACTAACTAGTTAGGTAGGATAGCTGGTCAGTAAGCTCCAGGGGTgtgcctatctctacctccccaatgctgggattccaagtgCATGCTGCcacatctgaattttttttttttaatgtgagttctgggatttgaactcaggttcttacacttgtatggcaagcactttattgaatgagctgtctctgcagccaTTGACTCTGCACTTCTTAAGAGAAGAGACCATTCCCTCTTATCTTTATATCTTTAATACTAAATTAACACTAAAtcctgtacacacatatattacttgaaggataaaagggagaaaatatatgaagacaaaaaaaattcatGCTTTACCTTTTCCATTCTGTGTCCACCTAATATGAAGACTAATCAGCAAGACAATGAGTGGGATGAGCAATGCTGAGATGCACATGATGTAGAGGATGGCCCCGGGTGAATCGAGGTCCTTGGCAGCAtcttgaaagagaaaatgagtagAGGCATGAGGAGGGTggctgtgtgtgtgatggagtTCACTAGGGAAGAGGATCTAACTTCCACTTTCCTCCCACCCTGGTGGTTTCCCAGAGGACTTTAGCTGACACAGACTGTTTCCATAGGAACTGGGAGCTAAAGGACATGTCCTTTCTTCAACCAGAGGCTCCTGGAAAAAAAGGAGACTGTCACCTTCACAGAGCTTCTGGGCAAAGATGGGGGTTGAGGAACTGTTGCTGACTGGATTCCTGGCCATGCAGATTAAGgtcttgtctttgtctcctggTCTCCAGGCGATGGGGAGGTTGGGGCCGTCATGAAACTCATTGACTGCCTGCCCTACAGCTTTCCAGCTGTACGTCacattctctccttcctgctccatGGAACACGTCAGATTGATTTTGCAGGTGCCGTTCTTGTTGCTTTGCTTATTCATGGTGATCTTGGGCTTTGACACATACTCTGTAAAAGAGAAGGAACAACAAAGGATAGAAGTTAGTCCTAAACTCTGCATTCTCATAGTTAACCTTCCATATCTAGGACCCGAATCTCCCTGGGGAATCTAAGAAGGGTAAGGGAGCCACAGATCAGAGTAGAATgccttattcttttgtttgtttgtttatttggttttgttttgctttgtttgttttcaagacagtcttgtgtgtgtgtgtgtggtcctggctgtcctggaagtgttactctgtagaccacactggccttgaactcacagagatctacctgcatctgcctctcagagtgctaggattaaaggcatgtaccacactccccctctcccccaccttGCAGAATATCTTATTATTATGTGGGCAAATCTGCTTGGCTCTTGTCTACATAGAAAGAATAATACCAGGTATTATAGCAAAAATAACCATGCAATAAAAATGGTCTGACATCCACTAAGCCTAGCTGCGGGCAAGCACTGTGCATATTTGCATTTTAGATGCTATATATCTTTACCTAAGAGGTTTCTTATCTCTTGTCCCCAGATTTTCTTGAACacactttccttcctcctctccaggAGAGAATAATACCGGAGTAACACTTTCCCTACTATCTTGCTCCTAGTCCTTTATGCTTGGAGAATCAGCAAATAGTTTATTGATGAGATGAGAGTGGCATTCATTGTCTACCCTAGAGCTTAGTCCATTAAATATTTTTGCTCAAATACCTCCCAGCTAGACTGTCTGCAGATTATCTACAGATTTCTGTTTGCTTCTACAGTGTCTCTATGGAACATAAGCCTGGATTAAGATGCATTGCCTATCTCCTGCAAACAAAtcttggtgtactggctggttgtgtgtcaacttgacacaggctggagttatcacagagaagggagtttcagttggggaagtgcctccatgagatccagctgtggggcattttctcaattgccccttgtgggtggtgccatccctgggctggaggtcttgggttctataagagagcaggctgagcaagccaggggaagcaagccagtaagaaacatcactccatggcctctgcatcagctcctgcttcctgacctgcttgagttccagtcctgacttcctctgatgatcaacagccatgtggaagtgtaagctcaataaaccctttcctccccaacttgcttcatggtcatgatgtttgtgcaggaatagaaaccctgactaatacacttggGCAAATCTCCTAGTTTCTCTGATACTGTAGGTCAGTGCACAAGATACCTAGCTCTTCTGGTAGGTAGCTGAGTGACTGTTTTGTAAGTGTAAGTTCCCTGAGtagtttttccttcctccttccctccctcttcacctttctctttctgttgcccaggctagcttcaaaatCCTGAGTCCAAGCAGTTCTCCTGTCCCAGCCCCCAGAGTAGCTACGACTACAGGCATGATTCGAAGTACCGGATCTTACCTGatttttgtgtctgtttctcAATTGCTTAGAGTCTATAGGGGAAGGCATGTAATACATTTTTATCTAATAATCTTCTTAAGATAGGCGTAGTTATCCTCTTCCATATGTGGAGGCTAACACTTAAAGCAACTtggctaaaggcatgcacctaAGTAGCCAACCCTTGACTTCTATCTCTGTGATAGCCACTTTGTCATTGTTGTAGTTGAGATAGCGTTTCTCaatttagctctggctgtcctgggatttagagatctgtctgcctctgcttcctgagtgctgggattaagggggcatgccaccaccacctggctgacaGTCACTTCTTAGGTTGCCCATTGTCTACACTGCACAGTCTCATGGAATCTCAAAGTATGCAGAGACCTTATGGGCCAGTTACATGTCATCCATTTGGGAGTCTTCTGCTCTGTGATCCTTGCTGTGTGATCATCCAACCTGGACTTGAATCTCCCTGGTATCAGGATGCTCACTACGTCCATATGCTAGCCATCGACCATTAGATAGATAGCCTGCTTACCATAGACATGCAGCACATACTCCTGGATGAAAGGAGGCTGACGCGATGTACTGTGAATCTCTGCACGGTAGGCTCCAGAGTCACTCTTCTTCAACAGGCTGAGTTTCATGGAGTAGAGTCCATCTGGAAAGCCCATCCTTTCTTTGTTACTACTTTGTGATGTTATATCATCTTTTTTTACCATGGCAAGAAAGAGTGTCTTGAAGGTCCATACAACGTAGTCAATCTCTACTTCAGTGATATTCAGAGTGAACGTCACAGATCCATTTAGGGCACCGGCCACCTCCTTCAGAGTTCCAGAAGCTGCTGTGACGGCAGACACAGAAACCGTAATGTCAGTTCTTGTCACCAATTACTATGTCCTTTGGGACCTTGGAAAATCCTGAGAAATATCTAAGTTCAATACAAGcagaaccccacccccacaaaagcATTGAGATTAGAACCTGTAAGGTTTCTGGTTGCTACTGTGTCACATTCTCAGACAAGCTCTTTGGTGATTTTGAAAGCCCGGCTCCATCCTTGACAGGTTCCTGTGTGGGGACAACTAAAGAAGTTAATGTCTGGGTCTCTTAGGACTGCAAAGTTGCTCCAGAGACAGCTCTGCCTGAAGTTGATGAGCTAGGCTGCCCAACCTGAGACCAGTGGTTCATAAGCATGAATCAGGGTAATGGGAGGAAAACAGAATGTTTGTAGTAAGAGCAACCGCGGACATGTTTTGGGGCGAGTTCTCTTCCTAGTTTATGATGTACTAGTGGACTCAGGGTCATTCCCATAAGAAGTTTTcatctgggctggcaagatggctcagcaggtaagaacagtgactgctcttccgaaggtcctgagttcggatcccagtaaccacatggtggctcacaaccacccgtaatgagatctgacgcccttttctggtgcatctgaagacagctacagtgaattacaccagagcgtgAGCAGGGCTGACAGAGGTCCTcaggtcaattcccagcagccacacacatgatagctcacggccatctgtacagctacagtgtactcatacacataaaataaataaaataaatcttaagaaaaaaaaaagaagttttcatCTACCTGCATTCTAACTTGTTCGTGtaggaagagggaaaaaggatGAGTTTGGCTATTGGGGAACACTGCAGTGGCACTCACTCTGAATGCTAGGGGAGCACTTCTGTGGTGCTCACCCCACAAGCTAGGGGAGTGTGGTTCCGTGTTCCACCTCTCCAGTGGGGTGTGGGAATTCCACTGGTCAGACAAAACATGGAAGGTTAGACTGCATTTACCCTGTGCCACCGTTGGGTGCTGGGCTTTCAGGAAGCGCTGAGGCACTGCTCAGGGGGTGAGAGACTATAGCCTAGGGTGTGGACCTCAGCATAGATGAGAAATGAGGCAGGCTGAGGCTGAAGCTGGGGTGCCCAAGCTCCCAGGTGTCCACTCGAGGCTGGAAACTGTATGGAGTCAGGAACAAAGGGGGCGTGCAGGGAGAAGACAAGCCTAGGGTTGGGTTGGGGTAGTGTGAGGGGACTCTGGCTTAGCTCTTCAGTGATTGTTCTTAGCTTATCAGAGATTGTCCTTAGCTTAGCAATTGTCTGGGAACGTGGAGAGGCCTTCTGCATGAGACTTAGACAGTGGGGCTCTGTAGAGGAAGGCTTCTCCCATGCTCCCTATGGTGGTTCTTGATGAAGTAGAGAGAGCCTATACTTATCTATACCATTTActgactgttcatcatggaaaatgggtaTATACCActtcctcagggtggaccagagattaaataccttttgcaggaaggaatgtcctagaagggaagcttattggttAAACCCTCAGGacccatctagatacctcatcaGCATAGAGAACTCCATTCTGATCTATGTGACCATTGGTCACAATCCTATGTAGGGAGTGTGgtcatgtgttccaggccaggaatcttaGTAGGGAGTAGGGAAATGCGGGCTGTCCTCAGATGGGTGCTAGGGTCACTGGACTTACTCCACCTCACCAAGTTTCCTGTCAgagtccactgccccacaggggAGTCCTGCCTGTGGTGCTCAGTCCGCATGTTAGAGATTACAGTATGGCTTTCATTTCACAAgaaattcttgtttttgtttcgcCAGTTAGCTCACCCCACAGAGCATGACTCTGAAGCAGGTTTCACTGGCTATATGATTGCACATGTAAGAACGAACTCTTGGTGGAACTTCTAGAAGAAGCTAAGTCACCAGTGATGGTGACTGGGTGGCTGTCTGTAAAAGTTTAAGGAACAAAATCTGGGGCTAGCAAAAGTCCCTTCAGTTGGGGCCAACAATTTAAAGCATGTACCCTGACCTTCTTTAGCTGTTAAAGTTGTTAGGAGAAGAATTTTTATACTTGCATCTTATAGATCAAGGCCTACTTATTCTCTTAATTACAGGTCTGAGGGGAGGATCTATAACCTTTTTTTGCTAAGATAATATTCAAAAGTACTTGCTTCTCTTCCTGGAacaaatttctattttcaaacGTTTTCCCTTATAATTTATCAGCCAGCGCACATATATACTCTGGATTCCTCCAATCTTTTCAAGTGATCTAGTTAAATAATATGAGTTTTCCAAACACACCCTACTTCCAGAAGAGGTAGGCCAGGAGGTTTCAAGCTGCCTTTACATTAGTtaacttaaaatatgtaaaaatagcaCGAGTAAAAgttaaagataaaaatctaatttattctgatttttttccttaccaATTGatgagctcatttttttttttcatttcaacaacagaaatagAAAGGATAAATATTTTGAAGTCAGGTAATGATTTGGGTATCTCTTGTGCCCCATGTGGGTCCAATTCCTGGACCTTCAGTAATATAATTTTCACACTAGTAGGAGGGGGGAATATGTTTGTGGTATATATTAGTCCTTTTCCAAAGTAATAACAAAATATGTGAGGCTGAATAGTTTATAAGGAAAAGGGGTTTATTTAACTTACAGTTTGGGAGGTTGAAACTCTGAGTGTGTACAATACCCTGCATGAAGTCTTTGAGGAAGGCTCTCCTGGTTGGGTCACAAGatggcagagaaacagaaagagaaccaGTCTGGTGCAGAAGAGGCCAAGAATAGAATGGCTTCATTATAACACATCCGCTCTCAGGACACTTAATTTACTACAAGGAGGCAGTGGGGATTCTTTGTCTGCATGGTGTCCTTGTCACCTAACACCCTCTGTGAGGCCTCATCTGTTGAAGGGTTTATCACCTCTACTTCACCACAGTGGGGACCTAGATGCTAGTGTCAAACTCCTGGGTGGGACCAACCACATCCAAGGCAGAGAGCAATGCAGTTAAGTGGCAGAGCTGTGACAACATGGCTTCAGTGTGTTAGTTAGCATGTGTGCAGGCATGGAAGGCCTGTATTCACTCTCTCACTGTGGGTCTCTATTTTCCCAGGGGTAAATGTCACCAAATGTGAATAGTGTGGAGTGAGTGTGAAGAAATGGCTGAGATTCACTGAACCTTGTTAGAATGAAAGTGGAAGACGACATGGGGCAGGGTTCTACATGACACCACCACcatatttctctcttcttccttctttccttttttaaaaagcaatgtcTCTAGTGGTACAGACTGGTTTCAAACTTGCTATACAGTTAAGAGACCCAtgatggtcttgaacttttttttacttaattttttttttagattttttttttaattttgatttttatgtgtataagtgtttagcctgagtgtatgtatatgcatgtatatcatgtgtgtgcctggtgcctgccaaAGTCAGAGGGGGCATTAgattcccctagaactggagttacagatgtttgtgagccactgtgtgggtcctgagaatgaaacccaagtcctctgcaagcgCTGCCAGTACTCTCAaccgctgtgccatctctccagtgctatGGCCTTAAACgcttgatctccctgcctctacctcccaagatcATTTTTCTGTCCTAAGTGTATCCTCAGGGTGAAAAGGGAAGTTAACTGAAGAAAATGCCATTTCCTAAAAATGAACAAAGGTCAAGGCTGGTAAATTCTAACCAGTTTGGTTTTATTATCCCAGTCAACTGGGAAAAGGGATCTAAGAAccacagacatttaaaaataatgttctaaGCTGAACCGAAACTGGGTTTTTGAGCTGGCTTTGCCATGTCTAGGTATGACTACAGTTTGCCCATAAATAAGTGGATCATGTTTGCTATATCAGGCattctttttgattattttatttatttacatctcaaatgttgtccctcttctCAGTCCCCCGTCTACAAACTCCATCCCACCCCCTAACCCCTTTGCCCCTAAGAGGGTGCTCcactacccacctacccactcc
This region includes:
- the Slamf7 gene encoding SLAM family member 7 isoform X3; the protein is MRERDEVDTKKAGYTLSSWHVEMWHLRAVAASGTLKEVAGALNGSVTFTLNITEVEIDYVVWTFKTLFLAMVKKDDITSQSSNKERMGFPDGLYSMKLSLLKKSDSGAYRAEIHSTSRQPPFIQEYVLHVYEYVSKPKITMNKQSNKNGTCKINLTCSMEQEGENVTYSWKAVGQAVNEFHDGPNLPIAWRPGDKDKTLICMARNPVSNSSSTPIFAQKLCEDAAKDLDSPGAILYIMCISALLIPLIVLLISLHIRWTQNGKGCEEVKKRVDRHQEMPSSCPHLEENTDYDTIPYTEKRRPEEDAANTLYSTVQIPKVVKSPSSQPAMPHVPRPLSFENVI
- the Slamf7 gene encoding SLAM family member 7 isoform X6, translating into MRERDEVDTKKAGYTLSSWHVEMWHLRAVAASGTLKEVAGALNGSVTFTLNITEVEIDYVVWTFKTLFLAMVKKDDITSQSSNKERMGFPDGLYSMKLSLLKKSDSGAYRAEIHSTSRQPPFIQEYVLHVYEYVSKPKITMNKQSNKNGTCKINLTCSMEQEGENVTYSWKAVGQAVNEFHDGPNLPIAWRPGDKDKTLICMARNPVSNSSSTPIFAQKLCEDAAKDLDSPGAILYIMCISALLIPLIVLLISLHIRWTQNGKEKETRRRCSKHTLFHCADPQSGEESQLPACNATRAKAIKF
- the Slamf7 gene encoding SLAM family member 7 isoform X4, which codes for MARFSTYIIFTSVLCQLTAASGTLKEVAGALNGSVTFTLNITEVEIDYVVWTFKTLFLAMVKKDDITSQSSNKERMGFPDGLYSMKLSLLKKSDSGAYRAEIHSTSRQPPFIQEYVLHVYEYVSKPKITMNKQSNKNGTCKINLTCSMEQEGENVTYSWKAVGQAVNEFHDGPNLPIAWRPGDKDKTLICMARNPVSNSSSTPIFAQKLCEDAAKDLDSPGAILYIMCISALLIPLIVLLISLHIRWTQNGKGCEEVKKRVDRHQEMPSSCPHLEENTDYDTIPYTEKRRPEEDAANTLYSTVQIPKVVRSFPSESHLTCQSLSLDHVQTHIS
- the Slamf7 gene encoding SLAM family member 7 isoform X1 — its product is MRERDEVDTKKAGYTLSSWHVEMWHLRAVAASGTLKEVAGALNGSVTFTLNITEVEIDYVVWTFKTLFLAMVKKDDITSQSSNKERMGFPDGLYSMKLSLLKKSDSGAYRAEIHSTSRQPPFIQEYVLHVYEYVSKPKITMNKQSNKNGTCKINLTCSMEQEGENVTYSWKAVGQAVNEFHDGPNLPIAWRPGDKDKTLICMARNPVSNSSSTPIFAQKLCEDAAKDLDSPGAILYIMCISALLIPLIVLLISLHIRWTQNGKGCEEVKKRVDRHQEMPSSCPHLEENTDYDTIPYTEKRRPEEDAANTLYSTVQIPKVVRSFPSESHLTCQSLSLDHVQTHIS
- the Slamf7 gene encoding SLAM family member 7 isoform X5, with the translated sequence MARFSTYIIFTSVLCQLTASGTLKEVAGALNGSVTFTLNITEVEIDYVVWTFKTLFLAMVKKDDITSQSSNKERMGFPDGLYSMKLSLLKKSDSGAYRAEIHSTSRQPPFIQEYVLHVYEYVSKPKITMNKQSNKNGTCKINLTCSMEQEGENVTYSWKAVGQAVNEFHDGPNLPIAWRPGDKDKTLICMARNPVSNSSSTPIFAQKLCEDAAKDLDSPGAILYIMCISALLIPLIVLLISLHIRWTQNGKGCEEVKKRVDRHQEMPSSCPHLEENTDYDTIPYTEKRRPEEDAANTLYSTVQIPKVVRSFPSESHLTCQSLSLDHVQTHIS
- the Slamf7 gene encoding SLAM family member 7 isoform X2 — its product is MRERDEVDTKKAGYTLSSWHVEMWHLRAVASGTLKEVAGALNGSVTFTLNITEVEIDYVVWTFKTLFLAMVKKDDITSQSSNKERMGFPDGLYSMKLSLLKKSDSGAYRAEIHSTSRQPPFIQEYVLHVYEYVSKPKITMNKQSNKNGTCKINLTCSMEQEGENVTYSWKAVGQAVNEFHDGPNLPIAWRPGDKDKTLICMARNPVSNSSSTPIFAQKLCEDAAKDLDSPGAILYIMCISALLIPLIVLLISLHIRWTQNGKGCEEVKKRVDRHQEMPSSCPHLEENTDYDTIPYTEKRRPEEDAANTLYSTVQIPKVVRSFPSESHLTCQSLSLDHVQTHIS